In the genome of Nitrospirota bacterium, the window CTCTTTGTACCACTCTTTTGAATACTCTCTACTTGTTCCATCGATGACACTCCTTTCGTCTAACCCAATTTGGAGTGTCACCCTATTTCCCTAATTCCTTGGTATCATAAACTGGTCGTTAGGACAAGCAATGAGAATTCCTTTACCTGGTGAATTAAGAAAATTGATAACAGGTTTAAATTGGTAAGGGTAAAAATCTGTATTTGTAGTCTCCATGCTATAAATCAAATTAGCAAGTCGACCACTGAGACGAATATAGGTAAGATTTTGTCTAAGGTCTGCTGCTCGGCCAAACTTGCCAGCAGCTAATAGTTTTAGAGGATCTGTAATTTTATCTGCAATTTCGAATTGATTTTCAGGTACGAAATGTGTTTCGTCGGGGAAAACTACTTCCCAGACTAAGCGGCCAGCTCGCTCTCGGTGTTTTCCAGTTAAAACGCCGATACGCCCAGGATCAGCAATAAGTCTGACTCTTGTTCCCACTTCTAACTTACATATCCCTATTTTTATAATTTTTTATTAACTTTATACTTGTTAGCATTCTTATGAAGATAATTTATGTGATATGCATATTTGTGCCAATAATTATTAATAATTTCAAGCAAGTCGAGGCGTTCACTTGCGGTTGTCCCCTCATCCATACCAAAGGGCTTCTCCTTCCTTTATCAGCAATACAATGGACAACAATTCCTTAAAAAAGCCCCTCGAATTCACAAGGGGCTTTCTGGTCAATATCTTCATTGCCCTTACTTCACTGCATCCTTGAACGCCTTGCCAGCAGAGAACTTCGGCAGTTTTCGTGCCGCAATCTTCATTGTTGCGCCAGTCCGCGGGTTCCTTCCGGTCCTTGCTTTTCTCTTGGCAAGCGAGAAGGTGCCAAACCCCACGAGAGAGACTTTTTCTCCCTTCTTGACCGCTTTGAAAATTGCCGTGAGCGCTCCCTCAAGCGCCTTTGCCGCACATGCCTTTGTACACCCTGATGCCGCTGCCATTTTCGCAATCAGATCCGCTTTTGTCATTTCACTGCCCCCCTCTTGAAGATATGTTGGTAGATACGCATTGAAACGATTGTATGAAAAGAAAGGATGTCTGTCAAGGGATGCGGAAGAGGATGCTGTTCCTCTCAGGGGGAGGGCGGTAATTATTGGGAAGGTGGAGCTTCAGGGGAGTATGGAATTACGCTCCTATTTCTTCTTTCCTTGCGGGTAAGCTTTTGGGGTCAGCCCTTGAATCGTGATGAATATGCATTGTGTTGGAGCCCACTCTCAATTTCTGTTTGCACCCAACAAAGCTAACACGACTTGATAACCGTTTCTTTCTGTGGTTCTATCCCCCGTTCCTTGGAAAGGAGATACTAGGGTCAGGTCTTGTTTCTTGATTAACATGGCCAATATCTTCTCAAAACGTTTTCTATCATCTAAATTTTGCTCCGACATACATATTTGTACTAGTAATGTTTAATAATTTGAAGTAAAGGACAATGTTCCCTTGCAGGTGTTAGAAATAGCTTGAAACGGAAAGCTTTATCCTCTCTTGCTGTATAAGTTTCTTCATTCTGGTATCTTATTTCGACTTCATGGGCCTCTTGATATTTTTCACGTATTTGTTGTATTTCTAATGCATGTGTTCTTATATATTTGGAGGTGGTCGGGGAATTTTGTAGAATCTGTTTAGAATTCGTTCGGCAGCAAATGCCACCAGAGCCTTTACAGACCACCCCGATGATTTTCATTCCCTCCCTTACCCGAAAGGGGGCGTTTCGAGTAAATTTGCCCACCTGAAAAGCCCGAAAACCATCGATTTTGTTTGCTTTATTGACATTTGCAGGGTAGAATTTTGCCCAAAAGGAATGCCAAAGGAGTAAAAATATTAGCACCATCTCACATGGCAAAAGCGGTAGGTATTCTGGATAACACGCTTAACGAAAAAACGATTAGCACAAAAATAGCACAATTTGTGAGCTGAGTTGAATAAGAGATCGAGGCAAGTTATTGATTTAATGGTAGGCGCGAAGGGGATTGAACCCTTGGCCTCTTCCGCGTCAAGGAAGCGCTCTCCCACTGAGCTACGCGCCTATAGAAAAAACTATTTAACCTGAATCCGGTAAATCTTGTCAAGGCTGACAAGATGCAATCAGTGAATCTCGAGGGCTGAAAAGAAATACGGTATTTCGTAAGCAGCCGATTCCTTCGAGTCCGATCCGTGGACGATATTATGTTCAATGTCTGACGCAAAGTCAGCCCTGATCGTGCCGGGAGCGGCGTCCTTCGGGTTTGTCGCGCCCATGATCTCCCTGACCTTTGCAATTGCCTGCTCTCCTTCAACGACCATCAGCACGACAGGCCCTTCGGACATGAACGCGGTCAGGCTCCCGTAAAAAGGCCTGTCCTTGTGCACGATATAAAACCCTTTTGCCTCGTCTTCGGACATGCGGATCATCTTGATCGCCGCTATTCTGAGGCCGGCCTGCTCAAACCTCCTGATTACTTCACCGATGACGTTCTGTTTTACCCCGTCAGGCTTGACTATTGATAATGTTCTTTCCATGTTCCCTCCGTCTATATCGACAGCTTTTTTATCAGGGTTGCGACCGATGCGCATGATTTCCTGAACTGCGCCTTTTCCTCTTTCGAGAGTTTCACCTCGACAACTTTTTCCGCCCCGTCTTTTCCGAGGATGACCGGCACCCCCATGTACAAATCCTTTACCCCGTATTCCCCGTTCAAATAGGCGGCACAGGGGAGAACCCTTTTTTCATCCAGCAGGATGG includes:
- a CDS encoding HU family DNA-binding protein, whose translation is MTKADLIAKMAAASGCTKACAAKALEGALTAIFKAVKKGEKVSLVGFGTFSLAKRKARTGRNPRTGATMKIAARKLPKFSAGKAFKDAVK
- the ndk gene encoding nucleoside-diphosphate kinase; the protein is MERTLSIVKPDGVKQNVIGEVIRRFEQAGLRIAAIKMIRMSEDEAKGFYIVHKDRPFYGSLTAFMSEGPVVLMVVEGEQAIAKVREIMGATNPKDAAPGTIRADFASDIEHNIVHGSDSKESAAYEIPYFFSALEIH